The following proteins are encoded in a genomic region of Hyla sarda isolate aHylSar1 chromosome 3, aHylSar1.hap1, whole genome shotgun sequence:
- the LOC130360802 gene encoding protein spinster homolog 1-like has translation MASPQDPLLKEEEEAMEDHSDMDVEKGDIPERQNLPSLSVMSTARSIITVVILAFVNLLIYANRSSVAGVLPYIQKAYDTNASLSGLLNTLFIGSYVLVAPIAGYLGDHCNKKYTVCAGVIVWLSMTLTLSFIPDGYFLLFLLTSGLVGAGEATFCTIAPSIIADLFTSDQRTRMLNVFYSVIPVGCGLGYIIGPKVTDAARGDWHWAFRVTPGLGLIAVALLILVTKELPRTTTNGKKNNKSQKFAKWATDLKKLFKNRSFMLTTMGSTAVSFIVGAIGVWGPSYLTHARTLLQEKDPCRAEPCDYHDILIFGVVTVVSGILGVVAGTEISKRYRKSNPRADPLVCGCAMMLSAPFLLLALTFGNISLVATNIFFFIGETLLSVNFTLISDIILKVVTPWRRSSALAVQMTIYHLLGDAGSPYLIGLISDTYERGYAKSPLLKYRSLEYALMTCTIMAVIGGAFFMATALYIERDEKEAEMESEPPSSSSSSLLPADEDCASD, from the coding sequence atggcctctccacaagacccattgctgaaggaggaggaagaagcaatggaggaccatagtgatatggatgtagaaaagggcgatatccctgagaggcagaacctgccatctctaagcgtgatgtccaccgcacgttccatcatcaccgtagtgatcctcgcctttgttaatttgctcatctatgcaaatcgctccagcgtggcgggggtgctgccttatatacagaaagcatatgacaccaatgctagtctgtccggcttattgaatacattgttcattggaagctacgtgctggtcgcaccaattgccggatatttgggcgaccactgtaataagaaatatactgtttgcgcaggagtcatcgtttggctgagcatgacacttaccctgtcattcatccctgacgggtacttcctgctcttcctgctgacgagtggactggttggagccggagaggcgactttctgcaccatcgccccctccatcattgcagacctttttacaagtgaccagcggacccgcatgctgaacgtgttttactccgtcatacctgtaggctgcggactaggatacatcatcgggcccaaagtgactgatgcagcaaggggcgattggcactgggcgtttcgggtcacccctggcctgggcctcatagctgtggctttgttgattttggtcacaaaggagcttccaagaacaactacaaacgggaagaagaacaacaaatcccagaagtttgccaaatgggcgacagatctgaaaaaactatttaaaaatcgaagcttcatgttaaccaccatgggatcgacggctgtatccttcatagtgggagccataggtgtatggggtccgtcatacctgacccacgcacgaacactcctacaagagaaggacccttgccgtgctgaaccgtgtgactatcacgatatcctaatatttggtgtggttacagtagtttccggcattctgggagttgtagcagggacggagataagtaaaagatatcgcaaatccaacccacgggcggacccgcttgtgtgtggatgcgcgatgatgctctccgccccttttcttctgttggcattgacttttggcaacatcagcctcgttgccaccaacatcttcttcttcatcggagagacgcttctgtcagtaaatttcaccctcatatctgacattatactaaaagtagtaactccgtggaggagatcttcagccctggccgtgcagatgacaatctatcacctcctaggtgatgccggcagcccgtacctcatcggcttgatatctgacacctacgaacgaggatatgccaaatcccctcttctgaaataccgcagcctggagtatgccctcatgacctgcaccataatggcagtcatcggaggggccttcttcatggccacggccctatatatagagagggacgaaaaagaagcagagatggaatcagaacctccgtcatcctcctcctcctcactgcttcctgccgatgaggactgcgcttcagactga